Proteins found in one Prochlorothrix hollandica PCC 9006 = CALU 1027 genomic segment:
- a CDS encoding BamA/TamA family outer membrane protein, with product MVFRGKGTSPDICLFNWCVEVQKAVNSRISVLSAVLAALTASATLKVAPGEASTAFDRPGETELQAITPGAVQERPVSLTLPVLTPDAMETTTTTAAIEAVGGTPPTESVSRIPSVLFGEPLSDGEPLSDGESLSNAEPLLDTALGSIPSRSPASSPTLAQAGDLNPGTADPGTAEPATPSVPFSTPTPGTPSLQTSPAAEPRVLVSEIQVSGLEGNPNAPLLLEAVYGAISVTAGEPTTRSAIQEDLNAIFATGYFQNVRFTPTDTPLGVRLTFIVDPNPTLTAVAVNGTRVLPPDLVDDIFGDSYGEILNLQDLQDGVQALNKWYQDNGYVLGQVIDAGEISPAGVVTLEVAEGEVDSIQVRFLNDEGTGLDEDGNPIKGRTKPYIVTREFSLQPGDVFNRNQAETDLQRVFGLGLFEDVNLSLDPSPDDPRKVIVVANVIEGSSGSIGAGAGLSSDTGLFGSISYQQQNFRGRNQVIGSELTLGENALLFDLNFTDPWIKGDPYRTSYTVNAFRRRSISLVFDEGPRDVNLSNGDTPRIVRTGGGIRFNRPLSKDVYNASVWNASLGVQYQRVGIQDSDGNAYAVDEFGNQLTASGDSVDDLLTLGFGLSRDLRNNRVQTTAGSLARISVDQSVPLGSGSILMNRIRGSYSYYIPLKFLKISQGCRKADASPADCPQTLALNVQAGTIFGDLPPYEAFLLGGSSSVRGYGEGEVGTGRSFAQATAEYRFPVFSVVGGALFADFATDLGTGDNVPGEPAVIREKPGGGFGVGLGVRVRSPIGSIRVDYGLNDQGDTRFHFGIGERF from the coding sequence GTGGTCTTTCGTGGGAAGGGAACCTCTCCCGATATCTGCCTGTTCAATTGGTGTGTGGAAGTACAAAAAGCTGTGAATTCCAGGATTTCCGTTTTATCTGCTGTCCTTGCAGCCCTGACTGCATCAGCCACCCTCAAGGTGGCTCCCGGCGAAGCATCTACGGCCTTCGATCGCCCTGGAGAAACCGAGCTACAGGCGATCACCCCAGGAGCAGTCCAGGAGCGGCCCGTTTCCCTTACCCTCCCTGTCCTCACCCCAGATGCCATGGAGACAACAACCACAACGGCAGCGATCGAGGCTGTTGGGGGTACCCCTCCCACCGAGTCTGTCTCCCGGATCCCCAGCGTCCTTTTCGGTGAACCCCTGTCGGACGGTGAACCCCTGTCGGACGGTGAATCCCTGTCTAATGCCGAACCCCTGCTGGACACGGCTCTGGGTTCTATCCCCAGCCGTTCCCCTGCGTCATCCCCCACCCTGGCCCAAGCCGGTGATCTGAATCCAGGCACGGCAGACCCAGGCACGGCTGAACCTGCTACGCCCTCAGTTCCCTTCTCCACCCCCACCCCAGGAACCCCCAGCCTCCAAACTAGTCCGGCTGCTGAACCCCGGGTCTTGGTCTCAGAAATTCAAGTCAGCGGTCTGGAGGGCAACCCCAACGCCCCTCTTCTGCTGGAGGCTGTCTATGGAGCCATTAGCGTAACGGCAGGGGAACCCACCACCCGATCGGCCATCCAGGAAGACCTGAACGCCATTTTTGCCACTGGTTACTTCCAGAATGTGCGCTTTACCCCCACCGACACCCCCCTCGGTGTGCGTCTCACCTTTATCGTCGATCCCAACCCCACTCTCACCGCCGTTGCTGTGAACGGTACCCGCGTTCTGCCCCCGGATCTGGTGGACGATATTTTTGGCGACAGTTACGGCGAGATCCTCAACCTCCAGGATCTGCAAGATGGGGTTCAAGCCCTCAATAAGTGGTATCAAGACAATGGCTATGTTTTAGGCCAGGTCATTGACGCGGGCGAAATTTCCCCCGCAGGAGTTGTAACCCTAGAGGTGGCTGAAGGGGAAGTGGATAGCATCCAAGTGCGGTTCCTCAATGATGAGGGCACGGGGTTGGATGAAGACGGAAATCCCATCAAGGGCAGAACCAAACCCTATATCGTCACCCGCGAATTTTCCCTGCAACCGGGGGATGTGTTCAATCGCAACCAGGCTGAAACTGATCTACAACGGGTCTTTGGCCTCGGTCTCTTTGAAGATGTCAACCTGTCCTTAGATCCGTCCCCCGACGATCCCCGCAAGGTGATTGTGGTGGCCAATGTCATTGAAGGCAGCAGCGGATCGATCGGGGCGGGGGCCGGTCTCAGTTCCGACACCGGACTGTTTGGCTCCATCAGCTACCAACAGCAAAATTTCCGGGGACGGAACCAGGTCATTGGGTCGGAGTTAACCCTGGGGGAAAACGCCCTGCTGTTTGATCTTAACTTCACAGATCCCTGGATTAAAGGGGATCCCTATCGCACCTCTTACACCGTCAATGCGTTCCGACGGCGATCGATCTCCCTCGTCTTTGATGAAGGCCCACGGGATGTCAACCTCAGCAACGGCGACACCCCCCGCATTGTCCGCACGGGCGGCGGCATTCGCTTCAACCGTCCCCTCTCCAAGGACGTGTATAACGCCTCGGTGTGGAACGCATCCCTGGGGGTGCAATACCAGCGCGTGGGCATTCAAGACTCCGATGGCAATGCCTATGCTGTGGATGAGTTCGGCAACCAATTGACCGCCAGCGGTGATAGTGTCGATGACCTACTAACCCTGGGGTTTGGCCTTAGCCGCGACCTACGCAACAACCGTGTCCAAACCACTGCCGGATCCCTCGCCCGCATTAGTGTGGATCAATCGGTTCCCCTGGGATCCGGTAGCATTCTGATGAACCGCATCCGAGGCAGCTATAGCTACTACATCCCCCTCAAGTTTCTCAAAATTAGTCAGGGCTGCCGTAAGGCAGATGCCTCCCCCGCCGATTGCCCCCAAACCCTGGCCTTGAATGTCCAGGCAGGGACTATTTTCGGTGATTTACCCCCCTATGAAGCCTTCCTGTTAGGGGGTAGCAGCTCTGTACGGGGCTATGGGGAAGGGGAAGTGGGCACCGGGCGCAGTTTTGCCCAGGCCACGGCGGAATATCGCTTCCCGGTGTTCTCTGTCGTCGGCGGTGCCCTCTTTGCGGACTTCGCCACGGATCTGGGTACGGGGGACAATGTGCCGGGAGAACCGGCGGTAATTCGGGAAAAACCGGGGGGTGGCTTCGGGGTCGGCTTGGGGGTGCGGGTCAGATCTCCCATTGGTTCCATTCGGGTTGATTATGGTCTCAATGACCAAGGTGATACCCGTTTCCACTTCGGTATTGGTGAGCGCTTCTAA
- the trpC gene encoding indole-3-glycerol phosphate synthase TrpC, translated as MEIRRHPPSSGVRVQSLSFQLDTPDAKPLHILEEIIWHKDQEVTRMRDRVPLLDLRKQVVVAPAPKDFLGALQRASHKPAVIAEVKKASPSKGVFREDFDAVAIAQSYERHGATCLSVLTDERFFQGSFQNLSQVRQAVDLPLLCKDFMISPYQIYLARAQGADAILLIAAVLGDQDLKYFLKISRSLGLTALIEVHSGPELERVLALGQAQLLGINNRDLKTFHTSLDTTCDLLQTYGSALREQGITVISESGMHQTADLDRVAAAGAQGVLVGESLIRQRDPGVALTQLIGVSIPAR; from the coding sequence ATGGAAATCCGTCGTCATCCTCCCAGTTCTGGTGTGCGAGTGCAAAGCTTGAGCTTTCAACTCGACACCCCCGATGCCAAACCTCTGCATATCTTGGAAGAAATCATTTGGCATAAAGATCAAGAGGTGACCCGGATGCGCGATCGCGTACCCCTCCTGGATTTACGGAAACAGGTTGTCGTTGCCCCGGCTCCCAAAGACTTCCTCGGTGCCCTGCAACGGGCTAGCCACAAACCCGCAGTGATTGCCGAGGTTAAAAAAGCATCCCCCAGCAAAGGGGTCTTCCGGGAAGACTTCGATGCGGTGGCGATCGCCCAGAGTTATGAACGCCATGGGGCCACCTGTCTGTCTGTCCTCACTGACGAGCGCTTTTTCCAGGGCAGTTTCCAAAACCTCAGCCAGGTTCGCCAAGCCGTGGATTTGCCCCTGTTGTGCAAAGACTTTATGATCTCCCCGTACCAGATCTACTTAGCCCGTGCCCAGGGAGCCGATGCCATCCTGCTGATTGCTGCGGTGTTGGGTGATCAGGACCTGAAGTATTTTCTCAAAATTAGCCGCAGTCTTGGACTCACCGCCTTGATTGAGGTGCATTCTGGGCCGGAGTTAGAGCGGGTCTTAGCCCTAGGCCAAGCCCAATTACTGGGCATTAATAATCGGGATCTTAAAACCTTTCACACGTCCCTGGATACCACCTGTGATTTGCTCCAAACCTATGGGTCAGCCCTACGGGAGCAAGGCATCACCGTGATTAGTGAGTCTGGAATGCACCAAACCGCTGATTTAGACCGAGTGGCGGCAGCCGGTGCCCAGGGGGTCTTGGTGGGGGAATCCCTGATTCGTCAACGGGATCCCGGTGTTGCGTTAACTCAACTGATCGGTGTTTCTATTCCTGCTCGTTAA
- a CDS encoding DUF5340 domain-containing protein: MSAQQNSSLPVPLPSTIHYEVPLRILEQKTMKAIPIRGSQQQLVHELMVTLRKAVAQQKRLEETFEQAGLPIEHHWSVETIAGEKPSPPQ; the protein is encoded by the coding sequence ATGTCAGCTCAACAGAATTCTAGTCTTCCTGTTCCCTTGCCCTCGACGATCCATTACGAGGTTCCCCTCCGCATCTTGGAACAAAAAACGATGAAGGCGATCCCAATTCGAGGGAGCCAACAGCAACTGGTGCATGAGTTAATGGTGACGTTGCGCAAAGCCGTAGCCCAACAGAAGCGGCTGGAGGAAACCTTTGAGCAGGCGGGGTTACCCATTGAACACCACTGGTCTGTGGAAACGATCGCCGGGGAGAAACCGTCCCCGCCCCAATAA
- a CDS encoding DUF4079 domain-containing protein encodes MTFNLPDDVKYWLQFGHPLLMWVLFGLTLYAMYLGLQVRRTRSAEGEDKKALIQGQFNQKHHKIGSLLLAMMVLGNIGGMAVTYLNNEKLFVGPHLLAGLAMTGLIALSASLTPFMQKGQDWARNGHILANVAIVGLFGWQAFTGVEIVQKILTN; translated from the coding sequence ATGACATTTAATCTCCCCGATGATGTGAAATATTGGCTACAGTTTGGCCACCCCCTGTTGATGTGGGTTCTCTTTGGACTCACCCTCTATGCCATGTATCTAGGGCTTCAGGTGCGCCGAACCCGCAGTGCCGAAGGCGAAGACAAAAAAGCTCTGATTCAAGGTCAGTTTAACCAGAAGCACCATAAAATCGGTTCTCTCCTGTTGGCCATGATGGTCCTGGGCAACATTGGCGGCATGGCCGTGACCTATTTGAATAACGAAAAGCTGTTCGTTGGTCCCCATCTCTTGGCGGGTTTAGCCATGACCGGCTTGATTGCCCTCTCTGCGTCCCTCACTCCCTTTATGCAAAAGGGTCAAGACTGGGCACGCAATGGTCATATTTTGGCCAACGTGGCGATCGTCGGTCTCTTTGGCTGGCAAGCCTTCACCGGGGTCGAAATTGTCCAAAAAATCCTGACCAATTAA
- a CDS encoding pentapeptide repeat-containing protein, with product MAHSVDPLNPPPDDRSPLPTLSSLGSPIADPDNPGRDVLGDSGDDRPSRIPTPISPESRGDRADPPLRTDPPLRTVALTPLVLLGTGLTLLGMSSHFFLLGMVAALVTTVLGLQLLWPELKAIGQELLIDQWGSPLVAVVGLGVAWAAVIQFTGWGDEVISLLRRIDWDIVGALGSVLGAAGQILIAVLAVYIAWRQYVISKDLTIQQNLLTLQQNLITQQQTIDTYFQGVSDLVLDEEGLLEDWPQERAIAEGRTAAILSSIDADGKAKVIRFLSSAKLLTPLKRDQHLGRAILDGQGGYAEDRIRGLRVVDLGVMLAKSDLAGTDLRWTDLSGINLVGANLSQCDLVRANLSRTVLYDASLRNADLLGVRFFYGSVETASPRSRTEPPDYTTGAFTGAVVENADFTGAQRLSEEQRCYCCAWGGKKTRSTIPGGCQGIPDRLGR from the coding sequence ATGGCCCATTCTGTGGATCCTCTGAACCCGCCCCCTGACGATCGCTCGCCCCTCCCTACGCTCTCCAGTTTAGGATCCCCGATCGCTGACCCTGACAACCCTGGCCGCGATGTCTTGGGGGATTCCGGCGACGATCGCCCATCCCGGATCCCAACTCCCATCAGTCCTGAATCCAGGGGCGATCGCGCCGATCCTCCCCTTCGTACCGATCCTCCCCTTCGCACCGTTGCCCTCACTCCCTTGGTGCTGCTGGGTACTGGGTTAACCCTCCTGGGTATGAGTAGCCATTTTTTCCTGTTGGGGATGGTGGCGGCCCTGGTGACCACAGTTTTAGGGCTACAACTGCTGTGGCCTGAACTCAAAGCCATTGGTCAAGAGCTATTAATCGATCAATGGGGTTCCCCCTTGGTGGCAGTGGTGGGGCTGGGGGTTGCCTGGGCAGCGGTGATTCAGTTCACCGGCTGGGGCGACGAAGTGATCTCCCTGTTGCGGCGCATTGACTGGGATATTGTCGGTGCCCTGGGGTCGGTTTTGGGAGCGGCGGGACAGATTTTGATTGCGGTGTTGGCGGTTTATATTGCATGGCGGCAATATGTGATTTCCAAAGATCTCACCATTCAACAAAACCTGCTGACCCTGCAACAGAACCTCATTACCCAGCAACAAACCATTGACACCTATTTTCAGGGGGTGTCTGATCTGGTGTTGGATGAGGAAGGGCTGCTGGAAGATTGGCCCCAGGAGCGGGCGATCGCCGAGGGACGCACGGCGGCGATCCTCAGCAGCATTGATGCCGACGGCAAAGCCAAGGTGATCCGCTTCCTCTCCAGCGCTAAATTACTGACCCCCCTCAAACGGGATCAACACCTGGGGCGAGCCATTTTAGATGGTCAGGGGGGCTATGCTGAAGATCGGATTCGGGGGCTGCGGGTGGTGGATTTGGGGGTGATGTTAGCCAAAAGCGATTTGGCGGGAACCGATTTACGGTGGACGGATCTCAGCGGCATCAATTTGGTGGGGGCAAACTTAAGCCAGTGCGATTTAGTCCGGGCCAATCTCTCCCGCACGGTGCTCTATGATGCCTCCCTCCGGAATGCTGATCTGTTGGGGGTGCGTTTTTTCTATGGATCCGTGGAAACCGCCAGCCCCCGTAGCCGTACTGAACCACCGGACTACACCACGGGAGCCTTTACGGGGGCAGTGGTGGAAAATGCCGATTTTACAGGCGCACAGCGGTTGTCGGAGGAGCAACGGTGCTACTGCTGTGCCTGGGGGGGGAAAAAGACCCGGTCTACCATCCCAGGGGGGTGCCAGGGTATTCCCGATCGCCTGGGCCGGTAA